A DNA window from Purpureocillium takamizusanense chromosome 9, complete sequence contains the following coding sequences:
- the STI1 gene encoding Hsp90 cochaperone (COG:O~EggNog:ENOG503NUK2~BUSCO:EOG09261TEQ), with protein sequence MASADELKALGNKAIADKNFDEAIDKFTQAIALQPDNHILYSNRSAAHASKKQWDDALKDAEKTTEIKPDWAKGWGRKGAALHGKGDLLGANDAYTEGLKHDANNAQLKSGLASVEKAMQQEAGGMGGDPAAGLGQMFNDPNLIQKLASNPKTASFLADPAFMSKLQSMKQNPANAQDLFSDPRMIQVLGVLMGVDMEMRDSDPTQDTPMTDAPSQAKKPESASKAPEPEPEPEEVDEEALEKRKKKEEADKEKALGTENYKKRNFDEAIAHYSKAWETFKDITYLNNLGAAYFEKGDYDKCIEACTKAVEEGREIYADFKLIAKSYARIGSAYEKKGDHAQAIENFNRSLTEHRTPDVLSKLRATERAKTEADKKAYVDPAKAEEAREEGNKKFKEMDFPGAVAAYTEMIKRGPEDPRGYSNRAAAFVKLFEFPSALEDCDAAIKRDPKFIRAYIRKAQAYFGMRKYSECVDACSEAQQVDQEHHNGANAREIEQQQQKAFAAMYSTRDNETEEQTRERLMQDPEIMSIMQDPVMQSILQQAQSDPKALQEHMRNPNVRTKIQKLIAAGVIRVGR encoded by the exons ATGGCTTCCGCGGACGAGCTCAAAGCTCTCGGCAAcaaggccattgccgacaAAAACTTTGACGAGGCCAT CGACAAATTCACCCAGGCCATTGCCCTCCAGCCCGACAACCACATCCTCTACAGCAACCGGTCCGCCGCGCACGCCTCCAAGAAGCAGTGGGACGACGCCCTCAAGGATGCCGAGAAGACGACCGAGATCAAGCCCGACTGGGCCAAGGGCTGGGGCCGCAAGGGTGCCGCCCTGCACGGCAAGGGCGACCTTTtgggcgccaacgacgcctACACCGAGGGCCTGAAGCACGACGCCAACAATGCCCAGCTCAAGAGCGGCCTGGCGTCGGTGGAAAAGGCCATGCAGCAAGAGGCGGGAGGCATGGGCGGtgaccccgccgccggcctcggccaaATGTTCAACGACCCCAACCTGATTCAGAAGCTGGCCTCGAACCCCAAGACGGcctccttcctcgccgacccTGCCTTCATGTCCAAGCTGCAGTCCATGAAGCAGAACCCGGCCAACGCCCAGGACCTCTTCAGCGATCCCCGCATGATCCAGGTGCTCGGCGTGCTCATGGGCGTTGACATGGAGATGCGCGACAGCGACCCCACGCAGGACACCCCCATGACCGACGCCCCATCccaggccaagaagccgGAGTCCGCCAGCAAGGCCCccgagccggagccggagcccgaggaggtggacgaggaggccctggagaaaaggaagaagaaggaggaggcggacaaGGAAAAGGCCCTGGGCACCGAAAACTACAAGAAGCGCAACTTTGACGAGGCAATCGCCCACTACAGCAAGGCGTGGGAGACTTTCAAGGATATCACGTACCTCAACAACCTGGGCGCCGCCTACTTCGAAAAGGGCGACTACGATAAGTGCATCGAGGCCTGCACCAaggcggtcgaggagggccgcGAGATCTACGCCGACTTCAAGCTGATCGCCAAGAGCTATGCGCGCATCGGTTCGGCGTacgagaagaagggcgaTCACGCCCAGGCCATTGAGAACTTCAACCGGTCTCTCACCGAGCATCGAACCCCCGACGTCCTGAGCAAGCTGCGCGCCACGGAGCGAGCCAAGACGGAGGCGGACAAGAAGGCCTACGTCGACCCGGCaaaggccgaggaggcgcgcgaggagggcaaCAAGAAGTTCAAGGAGATGGACTTCCCGGGCGCCGTTGCGGCGTACACGGAGATGATCAAGCGCGGGCCTGAGGACCCGCGGGGTTACAGCAaccgcgcggcggcgtttgtCAAGCTCTTTGAGTTCCCGAGCGCCCTCGAGGACTGCGACGCGGCTATCAAGCGAGACCCCAAGTTTATCCGGGCATACATCCGCAAGGCGCAGGCCTACTTTGGCATGCGCAAGTACTCGGAGTGCGTAGACGCGTGCAGCGAAGCGCAGCAGGTGGACCAGGAGCACCACAACGGGGCCAACGCGCGCGAGattgagcagcagcagcaaaaggcGTTTGCGGCCATGTACTCTACGCGCGACAAcgagacggaggagcagACGCGGGAGCGACTGATGCAGGACCCTGAA ATCATGAGCATCATGCAGGACCCCGTCATGCAGTCGATTCTGCAGCAGGCGCAGTCGGACCCCAAGGCGCTGCAAGAACACATGCGCAACCCCAACGTGCGGACTAAGATTCAAAAGCTGATTGCGGCGGGCGTCATTCGCGTGGGGCGGTAA